The following proteins come from a genomic window of Alnus glutinosa chromosome 10, dhAlnGlut1.1, whole genome shotgun sequence:
- the LOC133880393 gene encoding GTP-binding protein YPTM2-like has translation MATEYDYLFKLLLIGDSGVGKSCLLLRFADDSYLESYISTIGVDFKIRTVEQDGKTIKLQIWDTAGQERFRTITSSYYRGAHGIIVVYDVTDQESFNNVKQWLNEIDRYASDNVNKLLVGNKCDLTANKVVSYETGKALADEIGIPFLETSAKDATNVEQAFMAMAATIKDRMASQPAMSARPPTVEIRGQPVGQKSGCCSS, from the exons ATGGCTACAGAGTA TGACTATTTGTTCAAGCTTTTGCTTATTGGGGATTCTGGTGTTGGCAAATCATGTCTTCTCTTAAGATTTGCG GATGATTCATATTTGGAGAGTTACATTAGCACCATAGGAGTCGATTTT aAAATACGAACTGTGGAGCAGGATGGGAAGACCATCAAACTACAAATT TGGGACACTGCTGGGCAAGAAAGATTTAGGACAATCACCAGCAGCTACTACCGTGGGGCACATGGCATCATA GTTGTTTATGATGTGACAGACCAAGAGAGCTTTAATAATGTGAAGCAGTGGCTGAATGAAATTGATCGCTATGCTAGTGATAATGTTAACAAACTTTTGGTTGGGAACAAGTGTGATCTTACTGCAAATAAAGTTGTCTCATATGAAACAGGCAAG GCATTGGCGGATGAAATTGGCATACCTTTTTTGGAAACCAGCGCAAAAGATGCCACTAACGTGGAACAGGCTTTCATGGCCATGGCTGCCACAATCAAGGATAG AATGGCTAGCCAACCGGCTATGAGTGCGAGGCCTCCAACGGTAGAGATCCGAGGACAGCCTGTTGGTCAGAAGAGCGGCTGCTGTTCTTCGTAA
- the LOC133879199 gene encoding LOW QUALITY PROTEIN: jasmonate-induced oxygenase 4 (The sequence of the model RefSeq protein was modified relative to this genomic sequence to represent the inferred CDS: inserted 1 base in 1 codon): protein MVLLAKLFEADPVGVGSGSRLSSGNSLPLGDVHVGEPFMVIGYGNPNGQFRDNLTVLPIEGVVAAPVGSRSGTRPSTVNSHRLEDDHAPATEEEEVESLTSPYSWRRPGCQRTIAELKIILKSQLRPLVSEVPNQSLDFVRKGDSPADVDVVETATTSAWVFETQSPTMNDVCGPLLGIGDWNPAGEDRDEWLVMFVEHFVADPAGAGSWARPSPGISPWPVDVQVGAPFLVTGNWNPVGEAHDNWCCPRKCLRRILWELEVGPAFLQEILPIWWIYQWGVSHVPQRYILPPSHHPNLHHVKHPFANLPIIDLASLVLNLSLRSQMMDEIRIACKEIGFFQVINHGITPSVVRDALDAAMEFFNLSMVEKMLHASDNIVHEPVRYGTSLNHVRDEFHFWRDFMKHYSHPLSNWIHLWPSNPPSYREKMGNYAKAVQVLQKQLMEVVLESLGLNPNYLQDEVESGSQVLAVNYPACPEPELTLGMPPHSDFGSLTXLLQTCPGLQVMDHRNNNGLSVPLVEDALIVKIGDQMEVMSNGQYKSVVHRVTVSSEKKRFSIASLHSLGCLEKKMGPAEKLVDQEHPASYEEFSFKDFLDYFSNNDIMTGPRFIDTLKKNHP from the exons ATGGTGCTGCTAGCGAAGCTGTTTGAGGCGGATCCTGTGGGAGTTGGAAGTGGGTCCCGCCTTTCTTCAGGAAATTCTCTCCCGTTGGGTGATGTTCACGTTGGGGAACCATTTATGGTTATAGGGTATGGTAATCCCAATGGCCAGTTTCGTGATAATCTGACGGTGCTGCCCATAGAGGGTGTTGTGGCGGCTCCTGTGGGATCCAGAAGTGGGACCCGCCCTTCTACTGTCAATTCCCATCGGCTTGAAGATGATCATGCTCCGGCTACCGAGGAGGAAGAAGTGGAAAGTCTAACTTCACCATATTCATGGAGGAGGCCAG GCTGCCAGCGTACCATTGCTGAGCTGAAGATAATCCTGAAGTCTCAACTTCGGCCGCTGGTATCAGAGGTCCCAAACCAATCGCTGGATTTTGTCCGTAAGGGTGATTCGCCAGCCGATGTTGACGTCGTTGAAACAGCAACTACCAGTGCATGGGTGTTTGAGACCCAAAGCCCAACAATGAATGACGTTTGTGGGCCCCTTCTGGGAATAGGGGATTGGAATCCTGCTGGTGAGGATCGTGACGAATGGCTGGTGATGTTCGTGGAGCATTTTGTGGCGGATCCTGCGGGAGCCGGAAGTTGGGCCCGACCTTCTCCTGGCATTTCTCCCTGGCCGGTGGATGTTCAAGTTGGGGCGCCTTTTCTGGTAACAGGGAATTGGAATCCTGTCGGCGAGGCTCACGACAATTGGTGTTGCCCGCGGAAGTGTTTGCGGCGGATCCTGTGGGAGTTGGAAGTGGGGCCTGCTTTTCTCCAAGAAATTCTCCCCATATGGTGGATATATCAATGgg GTGTATCCCATGTGCCTCAACGCTACATTCTTCCTCCCTCACATCACCCAAACCTCCACCATGTTAAGCACCCTTTCGCGAACCTTCCTATTATAGATCTTGCCTCTTTAGTTCTGAATCTTTCTCTTAGATCTCAGATGATGGATGAGATTCGGATTGCTTGTAAGGAAATAGGATTCTTTCag gTGATTAATCATGGAATTACTCCTTCCGTCGTGAGAGATGCCCTAGATGCTGCGATGGAGTTCTTTAACCTGTCCATGGTGGAAAAAATGCTTCATGCATCTGATAATATTGTTCATGAGCCAGTCAGGTATGGGACAAGCCTAAATCATGTTAGGGATGAGTTTCACTTTTGGAGGGACTTCATGAAACATTACTCCCATCCTCTTTCAAATTGGATCCATCTCTGGCCATCGAATCCTCCAAGTTACAG GGAAAAGATGGGAAACTATGCAAAGGCGGTGCAAGTGCTACAAAAGCAACTAATGGAAGTTGTCCTAGAAAGCTTAGGGCTAAACCCTAATTATTTACAAGATGAAGTAGAAAGTGGGTCGCAAGTACTGGCCGTAAACTATCCGGCATGTCCGGAGCCGGAGCTCACGTTAGGCATGCCACCACACTCCGATTTTGGCTCCCTAA TTTTACTTCAAACCTGTCCGGGCCTGCAAGTCATGGATCACCGGAACAACAACGGGCTCTCAGTTCCTCTTGTTGAAGATGCTCTTATAGTTAAGATCGGTGACCAAATGGAAGTAATGAGCAACGGCCAATACAAGAGTGTCGTTCATAGAGTGACTGTCAGTTCAGAGAAGAAGAGGTTTTCAATTGCAAGCCTTCACAGTTTGGGTTGtttggagaagaaaatggggCCAGCTGAGAAGCTCGTGGACCAAGAGCATCCAGCTTCCTACGAGGAATTTAGCTTCAAAGATTTTTTGGATTACTTCTCAAACAATGATATCATGACGGGTCCAAGGTTCATTGATACCCTAAAGAAGAATCATCCATGA
- the LOC133879356 gene encoding uclacyanin-3-like, producing the protein MSTATALLILLMAASLVYGVDHIVGGNAGWSTVVNYYVWAAAQNFTVNDTLVFNYDTKYSVDKVNQTDYDACNSSHPLGSYVGGSTVITLSNAGKMYFICPTPGACA; encoded by the exons ATGTCCACAGCAACAGCTCTTCTGATTCTGTTAATGGCTGCTTCTTTGGTGTATGGAGTAGACCACATTGTTGGTGGCAACGCTGGCTGGAGCACAGTAGTTAATTACTACGTTTGGGCTGCTGCTCAAAATTTCACCGTCAATGATACTCTTG TGTTCAACTACGATACCAAGTACAGCGTGGATAAAGTGAATCAAACCGACTACGACGCCTGTAACTCCAGCCATCCCCTCGGATCCTACGTGGGAGGAAGCACGGTAATCACTCTATCAAACGCCGGCAAGATGTACTTCATATGCCCCACCCCCGGTGCTTGTGCTTAA